One window from the genome of Pedobacter schmidteae encodes:
- a CDS encoding GNAT family N-acetyltransferase: protein MTINIDQNLKLELTAQKHAVGLYNAVNANRIHLSKFLSWVDGMQSPGDFMAYIKNCEALYADGKEVSFVIFLDELLVGRIGLHYLNLQNKSAAIGYWITEAAQGKGVMIRACRALIAFGFRKLGLRRIEIKAATANLKSRAVAEKLGFLQEGVLRQAELVNGEFLDLVLYAMLDNEWQTDS from the coding sequence ATGACTATAAATATTGATCAGAATCTCAAACTTGAATTGACAGCCCAGAAACACGCGGTTGGGTTATATAATGCGGTGAATGCAAATAGGATTCATTTATCTAAATTTTTGTCTTGGGTGGATGGTATGCAATCACCAGGAGATTTTATGGCTTACATCAAAAATTGTGAAGCATTGTATGCAGACGGAAAGGAGGTGAGCTTTGTTATTTTCCTGGACGAATTGCTTGTAGGCCGAATTGGATTACACTATTTAAACCTCCAGAATAAAAGCGCTGCAATTGGTTATTGGATAACCGAAGCTGCGCAAGGTAAAGGTGTCATGATCAGGGCTTGCAGAGCTTTGATTGCTTTTGGTTTTCGAAAACTTGGTTTAAGACGGATTGAGATCAAGGCAGCAACCGCCAACCTAAAAAGCAGAGCTGTTGCCGAAAAACTGGGCTTTTTGCAAGAGGGTGTTTTAAGGCAGGCTGAACTGGTTAATGGTGAGTTTCTGGATCTGGTTTTATATGCAATGCTGGACAACGAATGGCAGACAGATTCTTAG
- a CDS encoding DUF3748 domain-containing protein, whose amino-acid sequence MTEIQLTNQAYGHTLNTHQVFSKDGRWLVYDTRNDDSKIASTGNIEMVNVATGEIKLLYQTKNQTEYGPGVGAATFSPVADRVIFIHGIVNADQNNPYGFTRRTGVAIDVNNPGVPLFMDARDITAPFTQGALRGGTHAHSWSGDGQCISFTYNDFVIEQLSKTNPDVQDLRTVGVMFPAKVEVPEDSSGENNSGEMFAVVVTEVIENPVVGSDEIYKAFDECWIGKKGYRKDDGSWQERAIAFQGNVRDKNGLQKTEVFVVDLPVDLNRLYPEEKLAGTAFSRPGVPEGIKQRRITFTEAGVVGPRHWLRCSADGSQIVFLSKDPSGFINAFSVSPNGGPVKQVSFHQFDIQSGINFSPDGQYISYVAQNAVYITEVAAGTAQQLTANASDANRPVGTVSWSPDGKALAYNRYVENVEGNYLQIFLLK is encoded by the coding sequence ATGACGGAAATTCAACTCACTAACCAGGCTTATGGCCATACCTTAAATACACACCAGGTTTTTTCAAAGGATGGTCGGTGGTTGGTTTATGATACACGTAATGACGACAGTAAAATAGCCAGTACGGGTAACATAGAAATGGTAAATGTAGCTACAGGTGAAATTAAGCTACTTTATCAGACCAAAAATCAAACTGAGTATGGACCGGGTGTTGGTGCTGCAACATTTTCGCCGGTTGCTGATAGGGTAATTTTTATCCATGGTATTGTAAATGCTGACCAAAACAATCCCTATGGCTTTACCCGCCGAACTGGCGTTGCCATTGATGTCAATAATCCGGGAGTTCCTTTGTTTATGGATGCCCGTGATATCACAGCACCGTTTACGCAGGGAGCTTTACGCGGTGGAACGCATGCGCATTCCTGGAGCGGCGACGGGCAATGCATTAGTTTTACTTACAATGATTTTGTGATCGAACAATTGAGTAAAACCAATCCCGATGTTCAGGATCTGAGAACTGTGGGAGTAATGTTTCCTGCAAAAGTAGAGGTGCCTGAAGATTCATCTGGCGAAAACAATAGTGGCGAAATGTTTGCTGTAGTGGTGACTGAGGTTATAGAAAATCCTGTTGTAGGTAGCGACGAGATCTATAAAGCTTTTGATGAGTGCTGGATAGGTAAAAAAGGGTATCGGAAAGATGATGGCAGCTGGCAGGAGCGGGCAATTGCTTTTCAGGGAAATGTAAGAGATAAAAACGGTCTGCAAAAAACGGAGGTTTTTGTAGTCGATTTACCGGTCGATTTAAATCGGCTATATCCGGAAGAAAAGCTAGCGGGAACTGCGTTTAGTAGGCCCGGTGTTCCTGAAGGTATAAAACAAAGACGAATTACATTTACTGAAGCGGGTGTTGTTGGCCCTCGTCATTGGTTGCGTTGCAGCGCGGATGGAAGTCAGATTGTTTTCCTGTCAAAAGACCCTTCGGGCTTTATCAATGCTTTCAGTGTATCACCTAATGGTGGGCCGGTAAAGCAGGTGAGTTTTCATCAGTTTGATATACAAAGTGGTATTAATTTTAGTCCGGATGGCCAATACATTAGCTACGTTGCACAAAATGCAGTTTACATTACTGAAGTAGCTGCGGGCACTGCGCAACAACTTACAGCAAATGCAAGTGACGCTAACAGGCCTGTTGGCACGGTATCCTGGAGCCCCGATGGCAAAGCCCTGGCCTACAATCGCTATGTTGAAAATGTAGAAGGCAATTATCTGCAGATATTTCTGCTTAAATAG
- a CDS encoding dihydrodipicolinate synthase family protein produces MNRSEKGFIPVMLTPFKDNGAVDFDGLTKLTELYIEAGAAGLFANCLSSEMFELSEAERLAVVKHVVHATQGAVPVVATGTFGGPIPQQADFVKQIYNCGVEAVIGITGLLAGENEGDEVFDANVGTLLSLTEKIPLGFYECPVPYKRLISPGQLGCLVATGRITYHKDTCLDIEQVKAKIAATAGHQFGLYDAYMVHAVESLRAGSAGLSCIQGNFFPELIVWLCTNYNNPQLVQEVDWVQRFFVEHMDVMHNVYPIIAKYHLQKRGLQISTFTRRTDIGIFDTKVKTAIDELSNSYNVLKNELEIKSHIA; encoded by the coding sequence ATGAACAGATCAGAAAAAGGATTTATTCCGGTAATGCTTACACCGTTTAAGGACAATGGAGCAGTAGATTTTGACGGATTGACTAAGCTAACGGAATTATATATTGAAGCCGGAGCTGCCGGATTGTTTGCCAACTGTTTATCAAGTGAGATGTTTGAACTTTCTGAAGCCGAAAGGCTGGCTGTGGTAAAACATGTGGTACACGCAACTCAAGGTGCCGTGCCGGTTGTGGCTACGGGAACTTTCGGTGGCCCAATACCACAACAGGCCGATTTTGTGAAACAAATTTATAATTGTGGCGTAGAGGCGGTAATTGGTATTACGGGCTTACTTGCAGGGGAAAATGAAGGTGACGAAGTTTTTGATGCAAATGTTGGGACTTTGTTGTCACTTACTGAAAAAATCCCATTGGGATTTTATGAATGCCCGGTGCCCTATAAACGTTTAATTTCGCCCGGGCAGCTGGGATGTTTGGTCGCTACAGGTCGGATAACTTATCATAAAGACACCTGTCTGGATATTGAACAGGTAAAAGCAAAGATCGCTGCTACTGCAGGCCATCAATTTGGTTTATACGATGCTTATATGGTTCATGCTGTGGAGTCGTTGAGGGCTGGCTCAGCAGGTCTGTCCTGTATACAGGGGAATTTCTTTCCGGAATTGATTGTTTGGCTTTGTACCAATTATAATAATCCTCAGCTGGTGCAGGAGGTTGATTGGGTGCAACGGTTTTTTGTGGAGCATATGGATGTCATGCACAATGTGTATCCAATAATTGCTAAGTATCATTTGCAAAAAAGAGGCCTGCAGATTTCTACCTTTACGAGAAGAACGGATATAGGAATTTTTGATACTAAAGTTAAAACCGCTATTGATGAATTAAGCAACAGCTACAATGTGTTAAAAAACGAACTGGAAATAAAGTCCCATATTGCTTAA
- a CDS encoding ABC transporter ATP-binding protein — MIQLHSIYKTFNKGLPNQVDAINGVDLNIADGEFVIIVGSNGSGKSTLMNLVSGSILSSSGTISIDGVDVSKLADYNRSHWIARVFQNPLSGTAPDLSILDNFRLAALRTKSKGLNIGVTDSFKKQVKEKIAMLNMGLENKTHQLMGTLSGGQRQALTLLMSVMDNGKILLLDEPSAALDPKSAQVVMQTADQLIKDFKLTAILITHNLKDAFTYGNRIIQMGEGTILQDKSASEKQSLTQNDLFSWFL; from the coding sequence ATGATTCAACTTCATTCCATCTATAAAACCTTTAACAAAGGCCTGCCCAATCAGGTAGATGCCATTAACGGGGTGGATTTAAATATTGCTGATGGAGAGTTTGTTATTATTGTAGGATCCAACGGCTCCGGAAAATCCACCTTAATGAATTTGGTTTCGGGTAGTATTTTATCCAGCAGCGGTACCATCAGTATTGATGGGGTGGATGTGAGCAAACTTGCAGATTATAACCGAAGCCATTGGATTGCCCGTGTTTTTCAAAACCCATTAAGTGGTACTGCACCCGATCTGAGTATTTTGGATAATTTTAGGTTGGCAGCTTTACGCACTAAATCTAAGGGCTTAAATATTGGCGTAACAGATAGCTTTAAGAAACAAGTAAAGGAAAAAATAGCGATGTTAAATATGGGCCTGGAAAACAAAACCCACCAACTGATGGGTACCTTATCTGGCGGACAGCGGCAGGCCCTTACCTTGCTGATGAGTGTGATGGACAATGGTAAGATTTTGTTGCTGGATGAGCCCTCGGCGGCATTAGACCCTAAATCGGCACAAGTGGTGATGCAAACGGCCGATCAATTGATTAAAGATTTTAAACTGACAGCAATACTTATTACCCACAATTTAAAAGACGCTTTTACCTACGGCAATCGCATTATCCAAATGGGCGAGGGCACCATACTGCAGGATAAGTCTGCCAGCGAAAAACAATCACTAACTCAAAACGACCTGTTTAGCTGGTTCTTATAG
- a CDS encoding ABC transporter permease, with amino-acid sequence MDFYLSALIQGLCYATLALGIYISMKIFNIPDITTDGSYTLGGAVTAVMLTHNQPAYFILPAVIAVGAIAGALTGLIHTKFKINALLAGILVMTALYSVNLTIMGRSNLPLNNLPSLFTILNISTNANYNTFLTVLVFIVLVTVLMGYLLKTDFGIAMRATGNSESMIRALGVNTDRMKIIGLALANALTALSGYLITQSQGFADISMGIGVVIAGLGSVIIAETLISWLNITSVWASLALVLAGAIAFQMVLAITLNTGVDPIYLKAVTAIFVLLIVGLPRLFRRAL; translated from the coding sequence ATGGATTTTTACCTCAGTGCTTTAATACAAGGACTTTGTTATGCTACGTTGGCGTTGGGAATTTACATCTCCATGAAAATATTTAATATCCCCGATATTACCACGGACGGTAGTTATACGCTGGGCGGAGCAGTAACTGCTGTGATGCTAACCCACAACCAGCCTGCTTATTTTATTTTGCCTGCAGTTATTGCTGTAGGAGCTATTGCCGGCGCACTAACGGGATTAATTCATACCAAGTTTAAAATAAACGCTTTGCTGGCGGGTATTTTGGTGATGACGGCACTATATTCGGTCAATCTGACCATTATGGGGCGTTCTAATTTGCCGCTCAACAATCTGCCTTCCTTATTTACCATTTTAAATATCAGTACCAATGCAAATTATAATACTTTTTTGACCGTGCTTGTTTTTATTGTGCTGGTTACTGTGCTGATGGGTTATTTATTAAAAACCGACTTCGGTATTGCCATGCGGGCCACCGGCAACAGCGAGAGTATGATCAGGGCTTTGGGGGTTAATACCGATAGGATGAAGATTATTGGATTGGCTTTGGCCAATGCATTAACTGCGCTTAGTGGTTATCTCATTACCCAATCGCAAGGGTTTGCTGATATCAGTATGGGAATTGGAGTAGTGATAGCAGGTTTGGGGTCGGTTATTATTGCCGAAACACTGATCAGCTGGCTCAATATTACCTCTGTTTGGGCCAGTCTGGCCTTGGTGTTGGCTGGCGCAATTGCTTTCCAGATGGTGTTGGCCATTACCTTAAACACGGGGGTTGATCCTATTTATCTGAAAGCCGTTACTGCCATTTTTGTATTGTTGATTGTTGGTTTACCGCGTTTATTCAGGAGGGCATTATGA